atcttataagtaaaattttcaaatcattGAATAATTCCTTTTCTATTATacaacatttatttttatttaattaatatttaattatgcattttcttgtttattaagtttttaaacTTTAATGATTGGAACATATTTTCGGATAATAACACAgattatatatgatttatattttattttaaaatatattttatgcttttagccaatttatattatattaatttataataaattctaaaatctaataaataatttctatatatattttaaaaatatatattaaaaagtggAGTGTTCAAGTTGGCATACCTCCGAATCTCGATCTATACTTTTAAGAAACTcactttcaaaaaaatattgaatctaACATCCAATTAACTGAATCTTACAATAGTGAAATTCCAAAACCAAAAGTAATACTTATAAAAAATCCTGTGAAGAAGATAAATAACCTGAATTGCTGCATGGTTTCCTAAACCCACGAGAAAACTGTGCATGtacaatttttatgttttcatgtaATGATACACAATAAAAAACGTTGGACTCTTTAGcttcaacaaaacaaactcacaAATTTAATATGGCAATGATTGTTTCTAAGCGCTCAATCATCAAAGATGTTACAAAATGAGATTTTAAGGCGTATAATAATTAAGAACTTAGCCACTCACAACATAATGATAATTATCAAAACCAGTTATAGtattcataatataatattaatcactaaaatcataaactaaatataagataaacataattataaattatcgTAGATACTGTTAATATCAATagttaacatatattatttatataaaatatttatttattaactaaatatcataaatatcatgataagtatatataaattaaaataaaattttaaataataatattaattaaactaatgactTATCCTGAAATCGTAGAGAAGATGACAAgtcaataaattattttaaataattatattagttAAACTAATGCCTTAttctaaaatcatggagaatatgacaaataagcaaatttacttctcaaataatatgaCTTATCCTAAAATCACGGAGAAtatgacaagtaagcaaatttacttcttaaataatagtatagatgcatagagtgaatggatggacaTGTAGATGGCTCTCAAAAGGAGGAAAGAAAGTGTTGAGTAAATCCATTCTGTCAGCTCTTCCGACTTACGTAATGTCTATtttcctgctccctttggagatTTGTAAAAACATAGCAAGTGCCATTGCtcaattctggtggagttcgAATCCACCAAAAAATGGAATACACTGGGCGAAATGGGAAAAAGTCTATTTACCAAGAGAGGAAGGTGGCATTGGTttccgtatgatccatgagttcaaCTTGGCACTATTGGCAAAACAACTGTGGAGGCTTGTTCAATTTCCTAATTCTTTGGTTGCCCGAGTTCTGAAAGGAAGATACTATAGATTGAGTTCACCACTTAGAGTGAACTCTGCTAGTAGCCCATCGTATGTGTGGACTAGCATTTCTA
The window above is part of the Brassica napus cultivar Da-Ae chromosome C3, Da-Ae, whole genome shotgun sequence genome. Proteins encoded here:
- the LOC125583228 gene encoding uncharacterized mitochondrial protein AtMg00310-like, with amino-acid sequence MHRVNGWTCRWLSKGGKKVLSKSILSALPTYVMSIFLLPLEICKNIASAIAQFWWSSNPPKNGIHWAKWEKVYLPREEGGIGFRMIHEFNLALLAKQLWRLVQFPNSLVARVLKGRYYRLSSPLRVNSASSPSYVWTSISTARMLLLLGNRQKIHSGYEVKVWEDPWIPTTHARPAVPVAPIIHPNMRVSDLINQGTKEWDVGLLENYVNLDDIPLIRSLAISSTHRRDTFCWNYTRNGQYTVKSGYWVARNLLKTEEEKEVLEPSITKLQAFA